A window of the Brassica napus cultivar Da-Ae chromosome C5, Da-Ae, whole genome shotgun sequence genome harbors these coding sequences:
- the LOC106370182 gene encoding uncharacterized protein LOC106370182 isoform X1 has translation MASSSSSTTTTTTATVSTEEDSERRDSSNCYFPDCRKDANCSCEICLDSLNATLDLMPLSVQRSSLTKLSYASSTFKPTVESTPTSFDPDVVVTTPASVSRPISRVISQPKKKVAKKPKENEEPTKKKIEKKRKTLTFVVMRAVLVIGLVLCLELEFGWVVKGVLKPEFTEEIVRVSGERSQAANDLGAKVRISEDELKGFAKNGKFSSCVDSDSRWRFNQDGSMLNSKCVLYKSVIEEVSIWGWPLQTAGLFSTGFSSGSFTVLSGRVTEWPEGKFGYSIHEANTSWRRTKWSTSVLQLDPNTWVLEYRLMESSSLLSMAVDLLTRVMVQAAKNVNRELFWMFSASGRLYSEVVSEARTTMTPT, from the exons ATGGCATCATCATCTTCGAGCACCACGACGACGACGACAGCTACGGTCTCCACGGAAGAAGACTCCGAGAGGAGAGACAGTAGTAATTGCTACTTCCCAGACTGTCGCAAAGACGCGAACTGCAGCTGCGAGATTTGTCTCGACAGTCTCAACGCGACGCTCGATCTCATGCCTTTGAGCGTGCAGAGAAGCTCCCTCACCAAGCTCTCTTACGCATCTTCCACTTTCAAACCCACCGTTGAGTCCACTCCGACGTCGTTTGACCCGGATGTAGTAGTCACCACGCCCGCTTCTGTTTCTCGCCCTATCTCGAGGGTTATCTCTCAGCCGAAGAAGAAAGTAGCGAAGAAGCCAAAAGAGAACGAAGAgccgacgaagaagaagatcgagaagaagagaaagacatTGACTTTCGTTGTTATGAGAGCGGTTTTGGTGATTGGTTTGGTTCTGTGTTTGGAGTTAGAGTTTGGTTGGGTGGTTAAAGGGGTTTTGAAACCTGAGTTCACGGAGGAGATAGTGAGAGTCTCTGGGGAGAGATCTCAGGCTGCTAATGATCTGGGCGCGAAGGTGCGAATCTCGGAAGATGAGTTAAAGGGTTTTGCTAAAAATGGAAAGTTTTCTAGCTGCGTAGATTCCGATTCCAGATGGAGATTCAATCAG gATGGTTCGATGTTGAACTCAAAGTGTGTTCTGTACAAGTCCGTTATTGAAGAGGTGAGTATATGGGGATGGCCTTTGCAGACGGCTGGACTGTTCAGTACCGGGTTCTCCTCTGGTTCGTTCACCGTCTTGTCAGGCCGTGTAACTGAG TGGCCAGAAGGGAAGTTTGGTTACTCGATACATGAGGCCAACACTTCGTGGAGGAGAACAAAATGGAGCACATCGGTTCTGCAACTAGATCCCAACACATGGGTTCTTGAGTACAGGCTGATGGAGAGTTCGAGTTTGTTGTCAATGGCAGTTGATCTCCTGACACGCGTGATGGTCCAAGCGGCAAAGAATGTAAACCGGGAGCTTTTCTGGATGTTTTCAGCCTCGGGGAGATTGTATAGTGAAGTGGTATCAGAGGCTAGAACGACAATGACACCAACTTAG
- the LOC106370182 gene encoding uncharacterized protein LOC106370182 isoform X2, which produces MASSSSSTTTTTTATVSTEEDSERRDSSNCYFPDCRKDANCSCEICLDSLNATLDLMPLSVQRSSLTKLSYASSTFKPTVESTPTSFDPDVVVTTPASVSRPISRVISQPKKKVAKKPKENEEPTKKKIEKKRKTLTFVVMRAVLVIGLVLCLELEFGWVVKGVLKPEFTEEIVRVSGERSQAANDLGAKVRISEDELKGFAKNGKFSSCVDSDSRWRFNQCVLYKSVIEEVSIWGWPLQTAGLFSTGFSSGSFTVLSGRVTEWPEGKFGYSIHEANTSWRRTKWSTSVLQLDPNTWVLEYRLMESSSLLSMAVDLLTRVMVQAAKNVNRELFWMFSASGRLYSEVVSEARTTMTPT; this is translated from the exons ATGGCATCATCATCTTCGAGCACCACGACGACGACGACAGCTACGGTCTCCACGGAAGAAGACTCCGAGAGGAGAGACAGTAGTAATTGCTACTTCCCAGACTGTCGCAAAGACGCGAACTGCAGCTGCGAGATTTGTCTCGACAGTCTCAACGCGACGCTCGATCTCATGCCTTTGAGCGTGCAGAGAAGCTCCCTCACCAAGCTCTCTTACGCATCTTCCACTTTCAAACCCACCGTTGAGTCCACTCCGACGTCGTTTGACCCGGATGTAGTAGTCACCACGCCCGCTTCTGTTTCTCGCCCTATCTCGAGGGTTATCTCTCAGCCGAAGAAGAAAGTAGCGAAGAAGCCAAAAGAGAACGAAGAgccgacgaagaagaagatcgagaagaagagaaagacatTGACTTTCGTTGTTATGAGAGCGGTTTTGGTGATTGGTTTGGTTCTGTGTTTGGAGTTAGAGTTTGGTTGGGTGGTTAAAGGGGTTTTGAAACCTGAGTTCACGGAGGAGATAGTGAGAGTCTCTGGGGAGAGATCTCAGGCTGCTAATGATCTGGGCGCGAAGGTGCGAATCTCGGAAGATGAGTTAAAGGGTTTTGCTAAAAATGGAAAGTTTTCTAGCTGCGTAGATTCCGATTCCAGATGGAGATTCAATCAG TGTGTTCTGTACAAGTCCGTTATTGAAGAGGTGAGTATATGGGGATGGCCTTTGCAGACGGCTGGACTGTTCAGTACCGGGTTCTCCTCTGGTTCGTTCACCGTCTTGTCAGGCCGTGTAACTGAG TGGCCAGAAGGGAAGTTTGGTTACTCGATACATGAGGCCAACACTTCGTGGAGGAGAACAAAATGGAGCACATCGGTTCTGCAACTAGATCCCAACACATGGGTTCTTGAGTACAGGCTGATGGAGAGTTCGAGTTTGTTGTCAATGGCAGTTGATCTCCTGACACGCGTGATGGTCCAAGCGGCAAAGAATGTAAACCGGGAGCTTTTCTGGATGTTTTCAGCCTCGGGGAGATTGTATAGTGAAGTGGTATCAGAGGCTAGAACGACAATGACACCAACTTAG
- the LOC111206247 gene encoding putative B3 domain-containing protein At3g49610: MKSGEDDHYPLRMKINWSNICDKVTKTLEDAMLKAKSSSSSSPRILKFDLNELPPSDTDDEEQDEAKRRDHKVSSGASSRFCNNFDLNKSPKEEPPNHDDHKVTQNSLNPKPLKKRGRGSSGRLNKAKKQRLNVALEVKDAILIFEKTLSVSDVNPNQSRFLIPFKKLKRNDFLTQEESSFLEQDENKKGMKKPGVEALLVNERSQTWSLVFKRWVMKKEKDSQNGSLNYVLNRGWNDIVKDNKLKANDKISLWSFRFDGVLCFSLVTHPSTISS, from the coding sequence ATGAAGAGTGGTGAAGATGATCACTATCCTTTGCGCATGAAAATAAATTGGTCTAATATATGTGATAAAGTGACCAAAACTTTAGAGGACGCTATGCTTAAAGCAaagtcgtcttcttcttcatcaccacGTATTCTCAAATTTGATCTTAATGAACTTCCTCCTTCTGATACAGATGATGAAGAGCAGGATGAAGCAAAGAGAAGAGACCATAAAGTTTCTAGTGGAGCTTCTTCTaggttttgtaataattttgacCTTAACAAGTCTCCAAAGGAAGAGCCACCAAACCACGACGATCACAAGGTAACTCAGAactctctaaaccctaaacctctcAAGAAAAGGGGAAGAGGTAGTAGTGGTAGGTTGAATAAAGCAAAGAAGCAAAGACTCAACGTTGCTTTGGAAGTAAAAGACGCGATACTCATCTTTGAGAAGACTTTGTCCGTGAGTGATGTCAACCCAAACCAAAGCCGTTTCTTAATCCCTTTCAAAAAGCTAAAAAGAAACGACTTCTTGACTCAAGAGGAATCGAGTTTTTTAGAGCAAGATGAAAACAAGAAGGGGATGAAGAAGCCTGGAGTGGAAGCGCTTCTCGTGAACGAAAGGTCTCAAACGTGGAGTTTGGTTTTCAAGAGATGggtgatgaagaaggagaaggactCTCAAAACGGTTCGTTGAACTACGTTTTGAACCGTGGCTGGAACGACATCGTTAAGGACAATAAGTTGAAAGCCAACGATAAGATCAGTCTCTGGTCTTTTAGGTTCGATGGAGTCCTCTGCTTTTCCCTAGTTACTCATCCTTCCACCATTAGCTCATAG
- the LOC106371190 gene encoding non-specific lipid transfer protein GPI-anchored 21 yields MDPRFCLISALIFSSLLSNSPILILAQISTPCSPTMLSSVTGCMSFLTGGGSSPTSDCCEALKSLTGTGLDCLCLIVTASVPINIPINRTLAISLPRACGMPGVPVKCKASAAPLPAPGPVSLGPTTPPTETQSQGSASFGPTTSPSSSITPDDQNIPASNKGENPTVSTPSGSSPSSSHSLKLPLLLLTFFAFGIINIF; encoded by the exons ATGGATCCCAGATTTTGCTTAATCTCAGCTCTAATCTTCTCGTCTCTCCTTTCAAACTCGCCCATATTGATTCTTGCTCAAATTAGTACCCCGTGTTCACCAACCATGCTCTCTAGCGTTACGGGGTGCATGAGTTTTCTAACGGGAGGTGGTAGTTCTCCGACTTCTGATTGTTGTGAGGCTCTTAAATCGTTAACCGGAACCGGTTTGGACTGTCTGTGTCTGATCGTGACCGCAAGTGTGCCCATCAATATTCCTATTAACCGAACTCTAGCCATCTCTCTTCCTCGTGCATGTGGCATGCCTGGTGTCCCCGTTAAATGCAAAG CTTCTGCAGCACCTCTTCCTGCTCCAG GCCCTGTGTCTCTCGGTCCAACCACTCCTCCTACAGAAACGCAATCACAag GCTCAGCTTCTTTCGGTCCTACCACTTCTCCATCAAGTTCGATAACTCCTGATG ACCAGAATATTCCCGCATCGAACAAGGGAGAAAACCCGACAGTCTCAACTCCTTCAGGCTCGTCGCCTTCCTCTTCgcactctctcaagcttccgcTTCTTCTACTTACTTTTTTCGCCTTCGGGATTATCAATATATTCTAA